In the genome of Pungitius pungitius chromosome 5, fPunPun2.1, whole genome shotgun sequence, the window AGCATCCGAAACCTCTCAAGAGCAGCCCCCTCGGTCGCTGCAGGAACAAACGCACACGCGTCCTTGCGTTTACCTTAAAACTCCATTTGTCGCTGATCTGCCTGTTCAGGTTGAGATCCATCTCCACCACGAGAAGTCCGTCCCGGGTCCTGGAGAGACCCGGGCAGCGGCTGCCGTCAGGAGCCGCCACGTAACTGGATCCATAGAAGTGTCCGAAATCATGGTGGGCTGCAGAAGTCAGAGGATGTACGAGTTAGAGAAGCTACATTTACAAGTTTTTCCGTTCCGGGAAATACGTCTCTCACCTTTTTTTCCGTCGCCAGATGTGAATTCACTTTTGAAATGCTCCTGTGTGAAATGCAAGAATGAACAGAAAGTCAAACAAGCTGTGACCGTTGAGGGGACGCAACCTCCTGCTTTGTAGCAGTGCAATAAATTAGAGACTAAAATGGTTTCAGTCAGTCATTCAccaacagaaaaacaacttttaaatgCTTGAAATGATCTTTTCTCAGCGAAATCCCAAACTTTGTATCCATACAAAAAGGTAGAAGCAGGATTCAGTCTTTCTAAATCCAGACTGCAGCCCTGGTGTCAAAGGCCGAGGTGCATCGCTGCATCTACTGCCGTAGTAGAGACGGACCCACCGTCCCAACGCGGTTGATTGCACAAGTGAAGCAGTGGTTGGCGATCGCTGCGTTCCTGGCCTCGATGGACCACATGGGCTCGCTGTAGGCAAGAAAAGAAAGGAATTATTCCTAAATGGACGTAAAACAATTGGATCAAATTAGATTACACCCAGTACGAGACATACCAACATCTATAGCGTAGGGAGACTTAATACGAGTCCAGGAGGCCTTTTAGCAATTGTTATTTTCATACTGTCTCCATTTGGTTGGTTACCTGAGAGCTCCCACAGTAGCTGACGGGTTGAAGATGATCTCCGCTCCATTCATGCTGTACATGAACCAGTTGAGCGGGTGATGGCGCCCGTAGCAGATGTTCACAGCGATGTTCCCGAACTGCGTCTGGAAGACTGCGTGGCCAGTGTCGCCCTCCATGTAATATGTGGACTGtggcgtaaaaaaaaacaaacaaacaaacaaacccagcGGGCGTTGCCAGTTGAATGGGGGGGAACCCATTCTCCCACCAGTGCGTCCACTGGAACCCGCCCACTCACCTCGTTGAAGTCTCCAATCCTGGGGATGTGGTTCTTCCGGCTCTTTCCCAGCACGCTCCCCGAGTTGGAGATCACCACGGCGGTGTTCCACAGAGTGTCGCGCAGCCCGTCCCGCTCCAGAATCGGAGAGACCACGACCATGTTGTGCTTCTTGGCCAGCTACGTGACACGGGGGGGAGACGGCGTTACTATGGGGGCCCGTCTGGTGACCTTACGTCCCGGGGTCTCACCTCTTGGCAGAAGCGCGTGGTGTTTCCCTCTTCGGCAGACTCGGCGAACTCGGCCCACGTCTCTTTCTCTCGGGTGCAGAAGCCGAAGGGCATGGCTGTGGGCAGCAAAAAGACAGGTTGGTGTCCttcgagaccccccccccacccgggctGGTTGTCCCGCGTGCTAGTTTCTTAAAAAACCCCACGAGAGCGCTCACTCCAGGTCTCCTGAAAGCAGACGATGTTCACGCCGCACATGGCGGCCGCTTCGACCATCTCACCGACGCGGCTGTGCAGGGCGTGGATCTGTGGAGGAGACAACCGCAGAAGGCTTGAACCCGGGGGGACTTGTCTTTCCGGTCTGCAGGGGAGGGTTTCGGGGTCCTGACCTGGTCCAGGACGGGGGCGTCGGTGGGCAGGACGATGCGGTTCTGGATGAGTCCGACGCGGACCCTTCGGGGCGGCCTCAGCTGTTCCTGAGCAGCTTCGAACCTGTAAGCCTTCAGCTCGAAGTCCCGCTCAGCGGCGGCGCTCACGGCACACGTCGGGAGGTCCAGCTTCCTGCGGAGGAACGGAACAACGTTAACCATGTTtttctcatgggggggggggttcttgggCCTTTAAGTCAGCAGTGAGaagtgagcaaaaaaaaaagggagtgaaGTCAGCCCACGTTGGACAGAACAAAGTGCTTTGAATAGTTGGCCTTTTGCTTCTTTGCACCCTTTTCTTTACAAAATGAGTTGTCAAATGAATCAAGAAAATAATCTGCAACTTAATCGATGACGAAAGCATTTTGTTAGTTACAGCCTTAACTTGGATGGTACgaaatgtattaaatgtgaCATATGAATGAATTCAGTGGAGCAAATATGCAAATGATGCAGGCTACTTTTACACggaaaataaatgcataaaaagGTTCAACACGTTATTGTGTAATTTTTGCACTGTTTAAAGGTCGTGTtctgaccactgcagctcaggCAAAAGGGACCAAAGTCCACCCAAACTGAATAGAACGAGCCCGTGAATAACACCGATTTAAGTCcctgtttgtggggggggggtgttagcacTGCCGCGACAACTCACTGCGTCTCCTTCCCGAACAGGATGCGTTTCACCTCCGACAGCTCGGTCTCTGGGAGGTGGGACTCCAGGGTCCTCTCCAGCGAGTCAAACTCACATGCGGACATTTCTGCGGTGTCTTTGGGGTTTGCGGTGTCTCACTTGCACGAGCGCGTCCCTCCAGCGGCTGTCAGGGGGGCGGGAGGTGGGGGGTCTGGTCATTGattaaccgtgtgtgtgtgcgtggtgtgtgtgtgtgtgtgtgtgtgtgtgtgtgtgtgtgtgtgtgtgtgtgtgtgtgtgtgtgtgtgtgcagggaatcaacctacacacacacacacctccaagcCGCTTCAACTTCCAAGTCGAATTATTTTCCACTTTGAGGTAATTCCATGATCGGCATTACCATTT includes:
- the upb1 gene encoding beta-ureidopropionase, yielding MSACEFDSLERTLESHLPETELSEVKRILFGKETQKLDLPTCAVSAAAERDFELKAYRFEAAQEQLRPPRRVRVGLIQNRIVLPTDAPVLDQIHALHSRVGEMVEAAAMCGVNIVCFQETWTMPFGFCTREKETWAEFAESAEEGNTTRFCQELAKKHNMVVVSPILERDGLRDTLWNTAVVISNSGSVLGKSRKNHIPRIGDFNESTYYMEGDTGHAVFQTQFGNIAVNICYGRHHPLNWFMYSMNGAEIIFNPSATVGALSEPMWSIEARNAAIANHCFTCAINRVGTEHFKSEFTSGDGKKAHHDFGHFYGSSYVAAPDGSRCPGLSRTRDGLLVVEMDLNLNRQISDKWSFKMTGRYPEYAEELAKTVRHDFKPNIVKE